The following nucleotide sequence is from Nitrospirota bacterium.
CAAGCTGACGGCCAGATACGGCCTTATCGGGGAGAGACGGAGTTGTTCGTGACACCAGGGTTCCAGTTTAGGGCGGTTGATGCCCTCCTCACGAATTTTCACTTGCCACGGACGACATTGCTCATGCTGGTTTCCGTATTGGCGGGGACTGAATTTCTTCGGCAGGCCTATGCAGAGGCGGTTCGTGAGCGGTATCGATTCTACAGCTATGGTGATGCGATGTTGATTCTCTGACACAGTCAGTAAGTCCTCAAGCCGGACTCCCGTCGAAGATCATCCGAGAAGTTATGACTTGATGACGTGACGACTGTTGACGAGGGTATTACAACAATTCTCGGTTGATCTTGATAGGGATGGTGGTTTTGAGCGATGCAGCGTACGCCGTCAGAGCACGTTGCTGCTTTTGAAAGAGGACGTCTTGCACGGCAAGGTCTCTTGCTGCGGCAGCCTTTGCAGGATCTGACTCAGTTTGCCGTAGCGTGAGGGCTTGTGCTTCGGCAAGCTCGGCAGGGGTAAGGACCACGGCGTCGCGAATGATCATCCGGGCCTTGTTGCTCAGCACTTCTTTCGCCTCCATTGCCTCGAATGTCGCGGGCGTGAGATGATTTGCTGCCAGGAGCCGTTTATAGATCTCAGGATCGAACGTGCCATTTTTTTGAAAATCCGGTATTTGCATGATGACTTCACGCAGATCGTCGCTGTCGACGGTGAGGCCCATGTTCTTTGCCGCAATGAGCCAAGTCCGATTATCAACGAGCTGATCCACGACTAATTGTTTGATCGTTTCGTCCTTGAACTCTCCAGGGACTTTATCTTTATAGAAGCGATAGGTATTCTCATAGGCGCGTCGGAATTCCTCGTGGGAGACGGTGAGATCTCCAACTGAGGCAACGACGGTGCCGCGCTGTTCACCAAACCCCCACCATCCCATGGTGATAACGAAGGCCAGGGCGATGATTCCCATGACGGATTTGAGGAGCCACGGATAGCTATGGGACCCCTCACGGATAAGTTTGAGCATAACCACTCCTCGGAAAGTTCCTAGCCGGATTCTACTCATGGATTTGGGCAAAGGCAAGAGATGCCAGTTCTTCCGCGAGGTGATCGTATGGTCAAGTGAGATCGTCTGTTCGTAAAGCAGAGATCGACCACTCGCAATGATTGATCTGCAGAAGAATGGTCTTTGTTTGTGCTAGATGATCCGATTTGGTATACTTTGCTACCAATTGTAAGGAGATCCCTTGGCGGAGGAGGTCAGCGGGACTCACTCAGTAGGTGCGGGGATTTATCCCAAGGCACAGGTCCTGAACCGTGGTATTGCCAAACTCATCGATCTATTCATCGTCGTGGCAGCCAGCCAATTGATCATGCCCGTAGGTTTCCTCGGAGGATTGGCGTATATACTGGTTGCTGATGGGTTTGCCGGTGGGCGTAGTATTGGTAAGCGATTGATTGGTCTCGAGACGGTGCTTCCGGATCGGCGTGTAGCAGCAGGATTTCGGGAATCCATTATTCGCAATCTGCCCTTTGCGGTCGCTCACGTAGCCTTCGCGATTCCCTATGTGGGGTGGCTTGTGTCGGTGGCGATCATTGCGTTTGAAGCGGTGTTGATTCTTGGAAACGAACAGGGGCGACGTCTTGGTGATGAAGTAGCCGGCACTCAGGTGTTGGACGCGGGTCGGCTGGCATTATCTGACTAATTGTGCTGTCCGTGTCTTGAGGGGAGGGAGAGCATTCGTGGGCATTGGGAGTGACATCTTCGGATGGTTCTCAAACGACCTAGCCATTGACCTTGGGACGGCGTCAACCCTTGTATATGTGCACGGGAAGGGGATCGTGCTTAACGAACCTTCGGTCGTGGCGGTCGAGAAAAAGACGGAACGAGTGCTCGCAGTCGGCACAGAAGCAAAGCGAATGTTGGGGCGTACACCGGGTAATATCATTGCGGTACGGCCGATGAAAGAAGGGGTGATTGCTGACTTTGAAATGGCAGAGCAGATGTTGAAGCGGTTCATTCAAAAAGCGCACAACCGTAGCGCGTTTGTGCGTCCCCGCATCATCATCGGCGTGCCGTCACGCATCACGCAGGTGGAGCAGCGGGCAGTCCGAGACTCGGCTGAGTTAGCCGGCGCACGCGAAGTGTATTTGATCGAAGAACCAGTGGCCGCAGCCATTGGTGCCGGTCTTCCGATCACCGAGCCATCCGGTAACATGGTGGTCGATATCGGCGGTGGCACGACCGACATCGCTGTTATTTCGCTCGGCGGAATTGTCTATAGCGAGTCCGTCAAGGTGGCGGGTGATCGCATGGACGATGCGATCATGAATTACATCAAGAAGAAGTATAACCTCCTCATCGGGGAACATATGGCGGAGCGTATCAAATTCGAAATCGGCTCTGCCTATCCGTTTGAGGAGCGCAAGACCATGATGATCAAGGGGCGCGACTTGATTTCCGGTATTCCCCGCACGTTGGTGGTGGATGACGCGGAAGTTCGGGAGGCGCTGCAGGAACCGATCGGGACAATCGTCAATGCGATTAAAGTGGCATTGGAGAATACCCCGCCAGAGTTGGCGGGCGACATTATCGATCGTGGCGTCGTACTCACGGGCGGGGGATCTTTGCTGAAGGGCATGGATACGCGTTTTCGGGAGGAGACGAATCTGCCGATCATCACCGTGGATGATCCCCTGACTTCCGTAGTCTTGGGGGTCGGGAAAATCCTCGATGAGTTGGATCTGCTCGCCAAGGTGTCGGTCATGTCTCAAGCCAATACCTACCGATAAAGTTCCTCCTTAACTCCCTTTATGTGGATGGCTCATTCTCGCTCTCCCTACGGTGCCAGACGCCTGGCGATTGTCTGCTTCGCTCTCCTGTTGGTGGCTCTTTTTCTGCTTCCCAGTCAAGTCCAAGGACTCCTTCAGTACCTGGATGGGCCAGTTGGATACGTCGTGCGCATTCCACTCGAAGCCATCGCCTTCATTGATGCTGGGATTGCTGATCGCTGGGAGCAGTATGTGGCGTTGCAAGGGGTTCGGGAGGAGAACCAGCAGCTGCGGAAAGAAATTGAATGGTTACGCGGGCAACAGAGCCAATTGCGTGAGTCGGTTGCCGCAACAGAGCGATTGACAGCCTTGCTGCAATTTAAGGAGCAGGCGCTCCCCACGATGGTCGCAGCTCAAGTCATCGGGCGTGACGCGACGAACCGCTATCGAGCCATCATTCTCAATAAGGGAGAGGGTGACGGGATCAAGCCGGACATGGGAGTGGTCACGCCTGCCGGTGTTGTCGGACGGGTCGTAAAAACGACAGGGGCATCATCGGTGGTGCTCTTGGTGACCGATCCGAGCAACGCTATTGCGGGTCTTATTCAGCGGACAAGAGACGAAGGCGTAGTGGAAGGGACGCAACAAGGGTTAGCCCAGATGAAGTATATTCCGTTGTTGTCGACGGTCCGAGACGGCGATCGCGTTGTGACCTCGGGCCTTGTTGGAGATTTCCCTCGCGGGCTCGTAATCGGCACGATCACGCGCATCGATAAGCAGGAAGGCGCCCTCTTCCAGTCTGCTGAACTCATGCCGGAGGTTGATATCGGTCGTGTGGAGGAAGTGTTGGTGATTCAGACTTCATATGGGCAGTCCACGAAGGCTGGAGCGGGTGCGGATCTGCCCGGAAAACCATCACCGTGAAATCTGTTATCTACCTGATCCTCGTGCTGCTGCTCGTTCCACTGCAGACAACGTTGCTGCCACATCTCAGTGTGTGGAACGTCAAGCCGGATATGGGGCTTGTGGCTGCCGTGCTTGTCGGGCTTTTTGCCGGAGAGCTGGAAGGGCTTCTCGTAGGGCTTGCGATCGGATGGGTCTTGAGTCTGTTCTCCGCCGGGGAGCTCTGGTTAAGCCTTCTCACGAACGGAGGCGCCGGCCTCCTGGCAGGATTTCTGGGGCGGCAGGTCTCTCAGATGACATCTCTCTCCTTGGGGCTGGGGCTGTTGCTGGTGTCGTTGGTGAGCGGGGCGTTTGCCGCCTTGAATTTCCAGCATTTCGACGGGTCACAGATGTGGTGGATGATCGAGTCGATCGTCTTCCCACAAGCCTGTTTTGACGGAGTAGTGGGAGGGGCGCTCTATTGGATTCTCTCTCAGCGGTTTGATGTCATCCGCCTGAGGACCGAATAACAGGTCTGTGATGGGCGTGGTGGAACGTTGATTGTGACACATGGCAACAGCTGGTCTGCATGATTCTGAACTTGGGGAGCTCCAGCGCCGGTTAGTCATTCTCCGTATCGGCTTGTTGCTCGTCGTGGCGTTACTGGGGCTGCGGCTGTGGCACTTGCAGATTCGAGAGGGGCCTTACTACCGCGATCTCTCCGAGAATAATCGCACACGTTCTGTCATCATCGAGCCGGCTCGAGGGCTCATCTACGATCGCAATGGGGTCTTGTTGGCGAATAACGTCCCAAGCTTCACACTCTATGTCTCGCTTGAGGATGTCAAAGATCGCGACCTGCTCATAGAGCAGCTCAGTAATCTCTTGGGGTTAGATCCGGCGCTCATCAGGACCAAGCTCACGGCTCGCGGCAGTAAGCAACTGCCGCGCAAGGTGAAAGGTCGTTTAACCCTTCGAGAGGCGACGTTGATCGAGTCTCACCGCCTGGACTTGCCCGGAGTCATGGTGCAAGTCGAATCGCAACGGAATTATCCTGGCGGAGTGACGGCTTCGCATCTCTTGGGTTATGTCGGAGAAGTGTCGTCCGAGCAGTTGGAAAAACCTGAATTTGCCGACCTGCACCAGGGGAGCATTGTCGGGCAATACGGCGTGGAGAAGTTTTTCGATCGGCTCTTACGTGGGCAGGCCGGGCAGAAAAGCGTGGAAGTTGATGCGGTAGGCCATGAGAAACAAACCGTGGTTGTCGAACAGCCCCATGCCGGGGACAACCTGTATCTCACGATCGATGTGCGTCTGCAAAAAGCGGCTGAAAGTTTATTAGGGGAGGAATCTGGCGCGATTGTCGCCCTCGATCCGAGGACTGGTGACGTGCTTGCCATGGCCAGCCGCCCAGGCTTCGATTCGAATATTCTCTCTCGGGAGCTTACACCGAAACAATGGACCGAGATCGTGCAAGACGAGGGGCGCCCCTTGAACAACCGAGCGTCACAAGGGCAGTACCCGCCTGGTTCGGTCTTCAAGGTCATGATGGCCGCTGCTGCGTTGGAAACCAAGACCGTGACACCATCGACATCTATTTTCTGCAATGGAGGGTATCAATTTGGTCGCCGCTTGTATCATGACTGGAAAGCAGGGGGGCATGGCTCTGTGGACCTCAGACACGCGCTTGTGCACTCGTGCGATGTCTACTTCTACACAGTAGGCCAGCGGATGGGGATCGAGACGATGGCCTCTTTTGCGCATCAGTTTGGGCTGGGAGAAGAGACGGGTATTGAGCTACCGTCTGAACGGGTTGGGATCGTGCCCTCCGAGGCCTGGAAACGGAAAGCCAAGAACGAACCCTGGCTGCCAGGCGAAACGATTTCAGCATCAATCGGACAGGGTTATGTGAATGTGACCCCGCTGCAGATGGCGAGTTTGATCGGCACCATTGCCAACGATGGCGTTACATTCCGTCCTCGATTAGTTCGGGCAGTGTTGGATCGAGCGACCGGAGAGCTACAACAAAGGGTCGCGGCTCCCAAACGTACGGTACAGTTGAGGCCTGGAATCATACCGTTGATTAAAGAGGCACTGGCCGGAGTGGTCACAGAGGGAACGGCCACACGGGCAAAGTCGTCGCTGGTGACGATCGCGGGAAAGACCGGTACGGCTCAGGTGGCAGCCTTGCGTACAGGCCCAGAGAAGGATATTCCAAAGAAGTTCCGAGATCATGCCTGGTTTGTCGCATTCGCTCCGGTTGAAGCACCCACCATCGCCGTGGCAGTGCTTGGCGAGCATATGGGCCACGGAGGGTCGGCATCAGCGCCGCTCGCCAAAGAGCTGATCGAGACATATGTGAGATTGGATCACCCTGCTCCTTCCGGCGTGACGGATGGCGCGGTTACACGGAAAGCGGATACCGGAGGAAGGGAACGAGATGATCGATCGGGCGATTAATAGCCGTGGCTTCGACAATTTCGATTTTCGTTTTATCGGACTGATCTTTGCCATCCTGGGGGTCGGCGTCCTGTCGATTTATAGCGTGACGCATGACCAAGGAGTCGCGTTCCCGTTTTACGCTAAACAGCTCGTATGGATTGTGCTCGGTACGGTCGCATTTCTCGTCATGTGGCTTTCGGACTATCATCGCATCGCACGGTTAGCGTATCCTGCCTATGCTATCATCCTCATCTTACTAGCCGTCGTGCTGTTTGAAGGCAGAAGCAGCCGGGGCGCGCAGCGGTGGATCCCGATGGGACCATTTGCCTTCCAGCCATCGGAATTCGCAAAGCTGGTCCTCATTCTGACCCTGGCGCACTACTATTCAGAGGCGCCGCGGGTTGGATGGCTCCAACGAGTGGTACTTCCGGGGTTGTTGGTGTTGCCAGGGCTGTTGCTGATCCTCAAGCAGCCGGATCTTGGAAGCGGCTTGAGCTTTATGGCGGTGTATGCGGCGATGTTGCTGATGGTGGGTATGCGGTCAAAGGCGATAGGTGTCATTCTTCTGTTTTCGCTGATGCTGTTCCCCTTCGCCTGGGAGCTGATGTGGGGGTCATTGCATGATTATCAGCGGCAGCGCATTATGACCTTTGTCGATCCGGTATACGATCCAGGGGGTAAGGGATACCATGCTCTCCAATCGAAGATTGCGATTGGGGCGGGAGAGTTAATGGGGAAGGGGCTGTACGGCGGGACGCAAAGCCAATTGAAATTTTTGCCAGAAGGGCATACCGACTTTGTGTTTTCGGTATTTGCAGAAGAGTGGGGATTTCTCGGTGTGCTGGTCCTCTTGACATTGTTTGTCGCATTGATCTGGCTCTCATTGGAAATTGTAGCGCGAGCGAAGGATCAGCTCGGGGCATTGTTGGCGGTCGGAATCATTTGCATGTTGTGCTTTTGCATAGTAATCAATATTGGCATGACAGTCGGTATGTTCCCGATCGTGGGGATCCCTCTGCCGCTCATGAGTTACGGAGGGAGTGCGACGATTATGACCATGGCGTCGCTCGGCCTGCTCTTGAATATCAAGCGCCGTCGATTGAGTTTCTTCTAATGAAAAGTTGATCGCACGGTCTCGAAAGAGTCGGGGTCGTGGCAAGAGGTTGATATTTATTGTGCGGATCGTCGGGCTGACGAACAGCCGAGTGGAGGTAGGAACCTGGGGATTCCCCGCGTTCGCTCCACGCATCAGTACGACGGTTCTACTGAACGGAAGGAGTCGGTATGGGAATAGAAATAGCGATTACAGTCGCACCAGAGGAAACTCGCGTTGCGGTGTTGGATGGCGGAGTCGTGACGGATCTCTTTGGGGACCGTGCAAAGCATAAGGACTTCGTCGGCAACATATATAAGGGAAAAGTGGCGAAAGTGTTGCCTGGCATGCAGGCCGCATTCGTGGATATCGGTCTTCCGAAGGCGGCTTTCATGCATGTGTCGGATTTATCATTGGATGCCGAGCCGGGAGACACGCTCGTCGATGCGGACGAAGAAGACAAGGATGCAGATAAAGACGGGGATATGCTGGGCCCTCGGCGCCAAAGCTCCAAGCCGATCGAACAGTTGTTGAGCGAAGGACAAGAGCTGATGGTGCAGATTTCCAAAGGGCCTATCGGCACGAAAGGCTCGCGGGTCACCACCTATGTATCGCTCCCAGGTCGGTATCTTGTGTTCATGCCCAACGTAGAACATATTGGTGTGTCACGCCGCATCGCCCGTGACGAGGAGCGGGCGCGACTCAAGGACATTATGAAACGAGTGCGGCACCCAGGTTGCGGATATATCGTTCGGACAGTGAGTGAAGGGGTCAAGGAAGATGAGCTAAAGTCCGATGTCGATTTCTTGCACGTCCTTTGGCAGGACATTCTGGCGAAACGTGAACAGAAGGGGTCGCCAGCGTTACTCCATGCGGATTTGAGTTTGAGTTTTCGTGTCGTGCGCGATCTCTTTGGGAAAAAAGTTGATCGGTTATGGATTGACTCGCGTGAGGAATACCAAGCGGTCCGAGATTTCGTGGAGCGATTCTCGCCGGAGCAAACGTCACGCATTCACTTGTACGACAAGGATGAAAGTCTCTTCGATCATTTGGGGGTCGAGCAGGAAATGGCGCGAGCCCTCAGTCGCAAGGTCTGGCTCAAGTCCGGCGGGCATCTCGTGATTGATCATACGGAGGCGATGACTGTCATCGATGTCAACACCGGACGGTTTGTAGGGAAGCGAGATCAGGAAGAGACCATTCTCCGGAACAATCTGGAGGCGGCGAAAGAAGTCGCGTATCAGATGAAACTGCGCGGGATCGGCGGAATCATCATTGTGGATTTCATTGACATGGAGCGTGAGAAGAATCGTGACAAAGTGTATCACGCGTTGCTCGATGCGATGTCAAGCGATAAGGCGCGTACCAGAGTGTCCAGAATCTCTGACCTTGGGTTGATCGAGATTTCTCGTGAACGGGTGAGAGAAGATCTTCTGCGTTCGCTCTCCGAGCCCTGTCACTATTGTGAAGGGCGAGGCTATACGAAGTCTCCGACCACGGTAGCCTATGAGATATTCCGCGATGTCCGCCGGATCGGAAGCAGCCCTGAACCGCAGCGGATCGTCATCGGCGCCCATCCCACGGTGGCTGGGCTGTTGCAAGATGAAGAGCGCCAAGGTCTTGAGGCCGTAGAGCGAGAGTGTGCCGCGAAGATCATTGTCATGCCGGACGAGCATCTGCATCTGGAACAGTACGATCTGGCTGTTCTCTAGAGGTTTGGTTTCGTGCGATTAGTCCTATGCAGCCTTTTATCAAGTCTGTACGTGCGGATTCTTCCTGCGAGGCCGTAGGTTCTCCTCCGGACCATCGTATGACCCAGGCGGCGTTAGAGTCTTGGCTTCGTCTGCGGGCGATCGATGGAGTGGGGGATGTGATGGTCCTTCGGTTGGTTCGCGTCTGGCGCTCTCCGGAGATTGTTTTGAATGCCTCCCGTGATGAGTTGGTTCAGGCTGGGTGTAGCCCGCAGCTGGCAGATGCCATACGACGTGGGCCGGATAGTTCCGCCCAGCGGAACATCGAGTCGCAACTTAACGCGATTGAGCGTAGGCGTGTTGAAGTCCGGAACCTGTTGGCCGCCAACTATCCCATGCGACTGAAGATGGTTGCGGACCCTCCACCGCTCCTGTATATCACAGGCACGTTGACTGAGGAGGATGAGCTGGCGATGGCTATCGTAGGTGCACGGCGCGCGACGGCATCCGGACGTGCCATGACTGAAGAGTTGAGCCACGACCTGGCGGAAGCTGGCATGACGGTGGTCAGTGGGCTTGCGCGTGGGATTGATGCAGCAGCTCATCGAGGTGCTCTCGCTGCGCAAGGGCGCACGATCGCAGTGCTGGGCTGTGGGATCGATCAGACGTATCCGCCGGAACATGAACGGTTACGCAAACAGATCGAAGAGCGGGGGGCGATTGTGTCTGAGACACCGATGGGTGAGCCGCCTCGCAGCCATCACTTTCCTCGTCGGAATCGCATTATCAGCGGATTGTCCCTGGGTGTGATCGTGACAGAAGCGGCCATCAACAGCGGATCGTTGATTACCGCAAGATTCGCCGCTGAGCAAGG
It contains:
- a CDS encoding SurA N-terminal domain-containing protein is translated as MLKLIREGSHSYPWLLKSVMGIIALAFVITMGWWGFGEQRGTVVASVGDLTVSHEEFRRAYENTYRFYKDKVPGEFKDETIKQLVVDQLVDNRTWLIAAKNMGLTVDSDDLREVIMQIPDFQKNGTFDPEIYKRLLAANHLTPATFEAMEAKEVLSNKARMIIRDAVVLTPAELAEAQALTLRQTESDPAKAAAARDLAVQDVLFQKQQRALTAYAASLKTTIPIKINRELL
- a CDS encoding RDD family protein, which produces MAEEVSGTHSVGAGIYPKAQVLNRGIAKLIDLFIVVAASQLIMPVGFLGGLAYILVADGFAGGRSIGKRLIGLETVLPDRRVAAGFRESIIRNLPFAVAHVAFAIPYVGWLVSVAIIAFEAVLILGNEQGRRLGDEVAGTQVLDAGRLALSD
- a CDS encoding rod shape-determining protein — encoded protein: MFGWFSNDLAIDLGTASTLVYVHGKGIVLNEPSVVAVEKKTERVLAVGTEAKRMLGRTPGNIIAVRPMKEGVIADFEMAEQMLKRFIQKAHNRSAFVRPRIIIGVPSRITQVEQRAVRDSAELAGAREVYLIEEPVAAAIGAGLPITEPSGNMVVDIGGGTTDIAVISLGGIVYSESVKVAGDRMDDAIMNYIKKKYNLLIGEHMAERIKFEIGSAYPFEERKTMMIKGRDLISGIPRTLVVDDAEVREALQEPIGTIVNAIKVALENTPPELAGDIIDRGVVLTGGGSLLKGMDTRFREETNLPIITVDDPLTSVVLGVGKILDELDLLAKVSVMSQANTYR
- the mreC gene encoding rod shape-determining protein MreC; its protein translation is MAHSRSPYGARRLAIVCFALLLVALFLLPSQVQGLLQYLDGPVGYVVRIPLEAIAFIDAGIADRWEQYVALQGVREENQQLRKEIEWLRGQQSQLRESVAATERLTALLQFKEQALPTMVAAQVIGRDATNRYRAIILNKGEGDGIKPDMGVVTPAGVVGRVVKTTGASSVVLLVTDPSNAIAGLIQRTRDEGVVEGTQQGLAQMKYIPLLSTVRDGDRVVTSGLVGDFPRGLVIGTITRIDKQEGALFQSAELMPEVDIGRVEEVLVIQTSYGQSTKAGAGADLPGKPSP
- the mrdA gene encoding penicillin-binding protein 2 — protein: MATAGLHDSELGELQRRLVILRIGLLLVVALLGLRLWHLQIREGPYYRDLSENNRTRSVIIEPARGLIYDRNGVLLANNVPSFTLYVSLEDVKDRDLLIEQLSNLLGLDPALIRTKLTARGSKQLPRKVKGRLTLREATLIESHRLDLPGVMVQVESQRNYPGGVTASHLLGYVGEVSSEQLEKPEFADLHQGSIVGQYGVEKFFDRLLRGQAGQKSVEVDAVGHEKQTVVVEQPHAGDNLYLTIDVRLQKAAESLLGEESGAIVALDPRTGDVLAMASRPGFDSNILSRELTPKQWTEIVQDEGRPLNNRASQGQYPPGSVFKVMMAAAALETKTVTPSTSIFCNGGYQFGRRLYHDWKAGGHGSVDLRHALVHSCDVYFYTVGQRMGIETMASFAHQFGLGEETGIELPSERVGIVPSEAWKRKAKNEPWLPGETISASIGQGYVNVTPLQMASLIGTIANDGVTFRPRLVRAVLDRATGELQQRVAAPKRTVQLRPGIIPLIKEALAGVVTEGTATRAKSSLVTIAGKTGTAQVAALRTGPEKDIPKKFRDHAWFVAFAPVEAPTIAVAVLGEHMGHGGSASAPLAKELIETYVRLDHPAPSGVTDGAVTRKADTGGRERDDRSGD
- the rodA gene encoding rod shape-determining protein RodA; amino-acid sequence: MARLHGKRIPEEGNEMIDRAINSRGFDNFDFRFIGLIFAILGVGVLSIYSVTHDQGVAFPFYAKQLVWIVLGTVAFLVMWLSDYHRIARLAYPAYAIILILLAVVLFEGRSSRGAQRWIPMGPFAFQPSEFAKLVLILTLAHYYSEAPRVGWLQRVVLPGLLVLPGLLLILKQPDLGSGLSFMAVYAAMLLMVGMRSKAIGVILLFSLMLFPFAWELMWGSLHDYQRQRIMTFVDPVYDPGGKGYHALQSKIAIGAGELMGKGLYGGTQSQLKFLPEGHTDFVFSVFAEEWGFLGVLVLLTLFVALIWLSLEIVARAKDQLGALLAVGIICMLCFCIVINIGMTVGMFPIVGIPLPLMSYGGSATIMTMASLGLLLNIKRRRLSFF
- a CDS encoding Rne/Rng family ribonuclease; the encoded protein is MGIEIAITVAPEETRVAVLDGGVVTDLFGDRAKHKDFVGNIYKGKVAKVLPGMQAAFVDIGLPKAAFMHVSDLSLDAEPGDTLVDADEEDKDADKDGDMLGPRRQSSKPIEQLLSEGQELMVQISKGPIGTKGSRVTTYVSLPGRYLVFMPNVEHIGVSRRIARDEERARLKDIMKRVRHPGCGYIVRTVSEGVKEDELKSDVDFLHVLWQDILAKREQKGSPALLHADLSLSFRVVRDLFGKKVDRLWIDSREEYQAVRDFVERFSPEQTSRIHLYDKDESLFDHLGVEQEMARALSRKVWLKSGGHLVIDHTEAMTVIDVNTGRFVGKRDQEETILRNNLEAAKEVAYQMKLRGIGGIIIVDFIDMEREKNRDKVYHALLDAMSSDKARTRVSRISDLGLIEISRERVREDLLRSLSEPCHYCEGRGYTKSPTTVAYEIFRDVRRIGSSPEPQRIVIGAHPTVAGLLQDEERQGLEAVERECAAKIIVMPDEHLHLEQYDLAVL
- the dprA gene encoding DNA-protecting protein DprA, with translation MTQAALESWLRLRAIDGVGDVMVLRLVRVWRSPEIVLNASRDELVQAGCSPQLADAIRRGPDSSAQRNIESQLNAIERRRVEVRNLLAANYPMRLKMVADPPPLLYITGTLTEEDELAMAIVGARRATASGRAMTEELSHDLAEAGMTVVSGLARGIDAAAHRGALAAQGRTIAVLGCGIDQTYPPEHERLRKQIEERGAIVSETPMGEPPRSHHFPRRNRIISGLSLGVIVTEAAINSGSLITARFAAEQGREVFAVPGFVKEDTSRGTNALLKEGAALIERAQDVIDTILPQLEQSLRLRLQPSREKKVFGDQLGGEEQRVYDVLSYNPLTVDDVCVTTKLPASNVMASLLSLELRQRVKQLPGQRYLRA